In Anopheles bellator chromosome 2, idAnoBellAS_SP24_06.2, whole genome shotgun sequence, the genomic stretch AGTGaagttttgtttacatccgCCACCGGTTGGCAAGTGCGGCGAAACGAGTTGCTCCCGGGTTGGCGATCTCCAGAAAATGAACAGAATTTCGAAACTGTTCCAACCGTCCTTGGTTGTGCCGAAAAATGCCACCGTCAAACACCAGGAAGCTACTTCCAAAAGCCAGAGGGTAAATAGATGGCAGAAATTCGTTATGAAGTACCTTGACGAATCCTGTTTTCCTTCCACAACACAGCTGATGCTTGAGCAAGGACTGATTCGGCAAGCAGGAAACGGAACCTTTcatctgctgccgctgctacaGCGATCGGTACAGAAAGCGATTGACCTAATTGACCGTCACATGCGAACGGTGGATGCCCAAAGGTTAACACTGCCGTTGCTAACGTCCGCGGAACTATGGCGAAAAAGTGGACGGCTAGGAAAGGATGGCGATGCGCCACCGACGGAACTGTTACAGACCAGAGACCGACATGGAAAAGTACAAATTTTAGGACCGGTAAGAGCTTTGATTTTGTATAATTTTAGATATCATCCTAATGCCACAATGCTATTTTCTCATCAGACTCACGAAGAATCAATAACGGCACTCATGGCAGCGATCGCCCCGGTTTCCTATCGTCAGTTTCCGTTACGGCTGTACCAGATATCGACGAAATTCCGTGACGAAATGAAACCCCGTTTTGGGTTGATGCGTTCGAAAGAGTTTCTCATGAAAGATCTGTACACATTCGACGTGGATCAAACCAAGTGCCGGCAAACGTACGAATCAGTGAACGAAGCGTACGTTCGGCTGCTGGCAGAAGTTGGCGTACCGTTCGTGAAAGTGGCCGGAGATTGTGGAACGATGGGTGGCTCGCTGTCCCACGAATACCACTTTCCCAGTGAGGTCGGAGAGGATGAACTGCTTCAGTGCAAACGATGTGGAGCGCTCACGAACGCAGAGCTTTCCCGGAACGAGTGTGAGTCCTGCGCGGGACGGGATCCTTTCGAGCGGCAACGAGGGATAGAGGTGGCACATGCCTTCATTCTGGACGATCGTTACACGAAGCCGTTAGCGGCGACATGTCTCCAGCCCAATGGGAAACCGTCCACACTGCAGATGGGATGCTACGGCATCGGTGTGACTCGCCTGATAGCGGCTTCGATCGAGGTGCTTTCGAATGAGCGCGAAATACGATGGCCACTGGGACTGGCACCGTACCGTGTTTGTATAGTTACTCCGAAGGCGGGCAGTAAAGAGGAAGCGATAGTCAACCCGTGGGTCGATCGGTTGTACGGTAATCTGGAAACGGTCACAGGTTGCCGGGGTGAGATTATCGTCGATGACCGCAATCAACTGACGATCGGTAAACGTCTGTTGGATGCACGAAGAATGGGCTACCCAGTGATAGTGGTAGTCGGAGCGAAAGCATCACCGGAGGGCTGCGAGTTGTTTGAGTTACACAATCTTCTCGATGGAACGCAGCTTGACCTCTCCCTTGGTGACATCTTAACTGCGGTTGGTTCAATTTTCTCGAAAAACCCGGAAACAAGCTCGCCACTGAATCATGTCGTAAAGGTTCAGGTGCAAAATTAGAAGAGTCCATTGATTGGGTTTATTACACTAGTTCCTGCAGGAGCGCACTGACTCGCGTAAGAAAATACGCTTTTACAATAAACGCTAGCAGGACGATCACACAGGAGCGTGATCGCGAACAGTCACTAATTACCGAGTGTATCTGGACGAGGGAAATAACAAAGtacagcaacaccagcacgaTGTGAAGAGCCAAACAGGTGTCGTTGGAGTTCTCCCTCCAGATGATGATTGGAATGAATAGAAACTTTCCTATGCTCGCCAGGATAACACCGTGGAGTAGCATTCGGGGATAGCTTTTAccgtcgccggccaccgggggtaCGGTGCGGTGGAGCAGTCCGTTGAACAGGTAAATGAATGCATAGAGCAACAGGAAGCCGGTGAGAAAATGTACCGTCGAGAGGTAAAAACCTTTCTCGGACAGAAAAGGATCGTTCACGTGCGATCGGTagctgatgctggtgatgcCACGAAATGCGTCGGTCCAGAAACAATACGCCTCTAGCAGAATCAGGATGCATCCGATTTTCCACAGATTCTACGGGAAGAACAGTCCACACTTTATTTATGTGACTGGTTCCACTAAGTAGTTACCTTCGGACGCTATACTGACCTTACAATCGGAATTGTACAGTATATGTCTGTACGCCGGTTTGGAGAGCAGAATTAAGTCGATCAGAATAATTAATACCTCGAACTCGATGTACTTGTCCGCGGGATGGTTGCATTTTTCCTACAATTAGGATAGGTTAGGGCCAACTCAACACAGACGTACGAGAGAACTTACACATTCGATGATTTTCAGCACCGTTGAGCTGATTCGCCGGTACAGTCCCGAAACCGGCCGACCGCAATTGATGCACACGTACTTTTGCTCTCCAGATTGATGTCGCAGCAGCTCAAAGTATCCTTGCAGAGGACGTGGCAGTTTCATGGTTTTCGGGCCCCTTTTCAACGCTTCAAAACTAAATTTTCGACTAAGACGGCAACCTTTCCCAGGACAAACAAATTCATTGCTGACAatctgttgtttatttacgaATAGCACAAACTCGAGAGCCAAACGTCAAATCGTTTGGCGCGCGTTTCCCTGTTTAGAAAAAACGGTTCAAAGGACCAGTTTCTGTTTCTGCATCGACCGTGTAACCGGTTTCGTAGGAGCATTCTTAAGCGAATGCAACAAAGTCGGCATGAAATTGGTTTGCGAAACCTGTACCATTAACCGTGCGATGAGCGGTGGGAAGCGCGTGTTCCTCAAAACAATACTGGCCATCGGCAAAGGCTCGGAGCGGAAAGCGGATGAACCGAAGATCATGCTCATTACGACCAGCAACAAGACGGGCACAAAGTATGGCGTTCTACAAAATATCAACAAAATATTCACCCGGTTTCTGGACGAAGGGAAGGCAACCATTTCGTTCCTGGTGCCTGAACACGACGTGCAAATCAAGAGCGATAAAATTCAGCTGACCGCCTTCCTGAAGGTGCTGAAACTGGTTTTCACCGGCGATCGCCCGTCGGAAACCCTTGGTGCGGCTCAATCTTCACAACCTTCGGCCGTACGGTTATCCTGTTTGACGGTGAATAACAAAAAGGCTTCCATGTTAGGATCGACCAACGTTCTGGCAACTCGGTGTGTTATCAAACACCGTAAAGACTACCCCACGAAGGGTTTCTCGCGGCTGCTCGTGTCACTGCAAATCTCCGATATTAAATTGTGTCGTCTCGATACGCAATTAATGTTGCTCCCTCAGCTGCGGTCACTTAATCTATCAAACAACTGCATACAGCAGCTGCCACGCAAGTTTGGTCAGCTGCGACTAACAGATCTGGATCTATCCAACAACAAGCTTCAGGACACTGCCGACTCCTGGGAGTGGCTTATGGAGCCAAACCTTCAATCGACGCTCCAAATGCTCAATATCTCCGGCAACGAATTGTCCTTTCTTCCGATCAACGTGAtctacgcacgcacactcgtGACACTGGTGGCTAACAATAATCTTATTAgtaaaattcctttcgcactGTGGAAAATGACCCAGCTCCGTGAGATTTCGCTGGTCAGCAATCGCATCACGGCTATCCCCGAAACACTTCGTCGGATGAGACTTCAAAAGCTGGATCTGTCATCCAACCAGTTGTTCGAGAACGAAGCTACCGTGCAGGACTTGAGGATGGAAGAACTAACCGCAACGGCTCACTCTCAACCCTCGAGCCTATTCGAACTGGCGGCACGAGTTGCCATTAACCGGAAAATCCCGTACTGGTTGCCGGGAAAGGTGCCGTTTACCGTGCTGGAAACACTGCACCGCACACCGCTCTGTGGCTGTGGGCAACCGTGCTTTGAATCGAAAGTTTACGAGCGGGCGAAAGTGGTCACTTTGAACTGTGTGCACATAATCCTGAACGCCAACCAACAGTTGTTCGCCGATTGTGTTTTCTGTAGTCAAAAATGTTCGCGAAAAGTCTAGTGTtcgatttaaattgttttaaataaattatttttataaatctTTTTACACGAAAGTTCAATGATTCGCGTATTTCTCCATTAGTCATGTTTCTTCATTCAACCGTAATACAGCAAACAGTTTTTGGTTCCAAGCTTCCTGTTGAGGTTCAGCATGGCTTTAACAGACTTTTATTTTGCGTTTCTCAGACCATGGTTTCACAATAAAATACGTATTTTGGTACGTACGAAGCTATAAAGTCGCATGTCGCCATCGGGCCGTCCCCAGCCTTGGCGAGTATATGCGACCGTGGGTATGTCCGTGCCAAAATAGATATTAGCTAGGAAACCGTAGGAGAACAACCTAGCGACACAGGGCCGACCAAGCTTAATCGAACAGCCCGAAGCCCATATCCTCGTCCTCCGACTCGGACTCTTCCTTCTTCTCCTCTGCCTTGGCAGCCGGAGCGGCAGAcgcggcagcagccggagcggATGAGGCACTGACAGCGGCGAACTTGCTCGGGTCCTTGATGAACTCCTTGACCGTTTCGGCTTCCTTGAACTCAACCTCGGTGACGGCAGCGATAGCCAACAGGTTGCGGAAACCGTTGGCCAAGCTGTGTGGTACCGAAGCCAGCGTCGGATAGCCGATCGACAGCGAAACGGCAGCCAGATTGGCGACTCCAGCCTGGAACTTGGCGCGCAAATCCTCCGGCTTGATATCGAGAATCTCCGGCGAGAAGATAGAACCCGAATCGAACACCTGCTGGATCTGCAGCCCGTACGAGAACGGCGAAATGTTCAGCATGTTCAGAAGCGTGGCTTCCGAAGCGCCCACTTTATCGCCCGGTTTCAGGATAGGCACGTCGTTGATGATTTCAATCGTACCCTTCGAAATCTTGGTCGGGATCGACAGAGCCTGGAAGAAAGAGGTCTTCTCCGGACCGAGACCGGTGTTCTGGGCTGGGATGACGACCTCCAGCGGAGCAATGGCACCGGCACGAGCGGGAGCTCGCACCTTGCTCTCAGTCAGCTTATCGCGGACATCTGCCAAATCGCCCTTGGTGAACACGAAGCCAACGTTGCCCTTGATGTGGCCCAGTAGCTTCTCCAGGCTTTGGTTGTTCTCCAGGTGCCCACGGATGGCCTTGCGCATCATGGTGTTTTTACCCATCAGCACAATGGCCGTACCGCGAAGGGACATGCGAATGGTTTGCATCTGTCGAGAGCCGACATTGTCAGCGCCGACGATGAAACACTTCGGGTATTCATCGAGCAGTTGCTGCGAAAAAGTGGATAGAAAATACAGCGCAATTAGTATGTCATCCGGACAGAACCAACAAGTGAGGTTATGTGGTGCTCTGTGGCTTCGCGAGCCGCTTCAGACGGGTGTAGAGGAAGCATTTTTCGCACGGCGTTTCCTGGGTTCAGCTTTATTCAAGCAAGGAAACTGACCGTGCGCATCTTACGTATACGAAAATCAtcataaaaaccgaaacctaaGCCTGTGAAAGTGAAGGACTGAACGGATGGTTCGATTGGTACTTACCACGACTTTCAGGAAATAGTTGGATTTCCAGGTTGCTTTGTCCTCCCTACCCATCGTAATGTGATAATAGGGACTTCGTAAAGAAATTTAAGAACtaaaatgggaaagaaaagagaagcAGTCCGTAAGTAATGGGCTCAGAGAGCACCATTTTGTTTGGAACACGTGGAAACAGTGCACTTTTGAGGGCTTTCTTTTACGTTAATTTTATTGCAGTTCGTAATCGTTGGCTGCTTAAAAGTTTGAGGAGCTGCGAGCAAAAACCGCATACTAACGCCCACAATTACTACGGATAGTTTAGAATAAGTTTAACACAATAAATAACTTACCAAAGCGGTAGCTATGTGGACTCGTTTGCGTATGCGGACGTAATGAACGAGTTGACAGCTCTCCCACCACGATGCGAGGGCCGTACGGGCCAACCAAATAAATGTTCTACAATAAATGAATACAATTCTCACCGGGCACACGTTCCCGGTGAAAAAGTTATCACCTACCAAATGGGAAGAACGCTGGTCGACAAAATACCGAcgataaataattttcactgATTAAATGTTTCAACCTTTCCCGTAAATGTAGTCATATTTCAAATGAAACAGTGTCCATTATTAAAGAACAAAAGTTCGTTTGAATTGCAAGcgaatttatttcaaaaatttatCCACATTTGCTAACTCCTCTACAAAATGGCTCCGGAATAGTTTCAGAAGCTGAAGCAGAAGCGTTTCACATATTTACATTTAGATTGCATTTTAACGATTGCGAATATTTGCTATTTTGGCCGAACAATCCATTAAGCGGCCGAACCATTAGATATCTGTAACTAGGGTTTTCTACAGCGGTGAAAcgattttttatattattgtttCGAACGGCTTTTCAACAATTGTGCCGATCCAGTACgtataaaaatattgtttctgGCATTGTGTCTTGTTAATTTCAGCccatttgtttttgcaaaattggaaacaatACCACCTTACATGCTGTACGCGTCGTTGGCGTTTTTGTCACTAAATCATTAAGCTTGTTAGTAGACGCTTACTTTTGGAATATGCAACGAGTAACAACTTCGCAAAAAGCGATCAAGAACAATCCGCTAATCCACTAATCCTAACTATTTCCTTAACTGTCTTTTCAAGTCTGCTGATGGCGACTCAGCAGCTAGTTCTAGAATGTTTGGAGAAATTCAAATAATCGAAATGCTAATTTATTGTTCATTGTCGACAGAATCAGTACGAACATAGCTAGAATGTCTTTCAACCATGGTTCACTAAAGCAACACTTGTTTGTGCAAATAAGTTAGAGCATTACTCTTTACTGAATTCTTGCCCCACCCCGTTTCGATTTGCTTCGTTCGGTTATCGCAAACAAAGCGCTCTACAATATTTCAGAATTAAGCTTATTACTGACTTCCAGTTGCCACTAGCTGTAGTTCTGAAAAGTAGTATCGATAATTTCGCATATTATACTCAGGGATACCTGTTTGCCTTGGTTATGTATATAGTTCAATGTCCATTAAGTATATTTGCATTCGCGTTCACAGAGAATGATTTATATTCTTTTTCCACTataaattgtgaaaattaaaGCTTTCAATTACCGACGACCTTTTCTGAATACCCGTGGCATTTCGTGCGATTTCATTTCTCTCGTGCGTATCCTTTTTCACCGACTGGCGAGTTTTCATGTTGTTTTAAAGTGCTTTCGGTAGAGAAAAAAGTTTTATGGTCGTTATTCCTGTGGGTTTCCTTTGTATGGTCAGCGGCCATCAAATAGCCGGTTAATCTAAGCTAGTAAGTAGATTGTCGTTGGATTAATCGGGGTTGGTTGTTTAGCGCCAGTTGTAGGATTGCCATTTCTTTGCTTTCGCGGCAACTGAGTGAGCTGTGCGTGAATGAGCGTTTTGAGAAAGTAAGTATTTCCGTTGTATCGGGATCGCTTCGtaaagagaaacagaaaatagttGCCTCACTATTTAACTGTAGTTTTCCGTTGTTTGACTTCACAACCATCGTGTATTGGCCTTTACGGATGAAATCTGTATTTTCTACTCTCTATTGCTAGCGTTCCCTGCTCCCAAAAATTGATTTAGAAGCTCGCGATGtcactttgtttttctcctgGCTTTGGGACCTTAGAAGTTGATATACGTGCGAACGAGCAGTTGATAATTGATGTATATTTTCGAAAAGTTAAAGCTTTCATGTATCGTCGATTATCCACATAGTACTGCAGGGTCCACTGCTTTAACTAATCAAGATCAATATTCCTATCTGCTAGTTGAGTGTATATTTGAGAACCATGTTCAAAAACTCAATATTGATAAACAACGAACGCACATCCTTCGGATCGCGGCGGCACACAAACTTGCCGCCAATTGATTGTCCCtctttcaccggcaccggttcctcAAGATAGAAAATGGTCTGCTTCCAGTGGGTGGGTCTTGTGTAGGGCGAGGTGGAAAACTCTACGTGTTCCGGTAGCTCGAAAAACGTGTCGAAATAACCGATCAATGCCGTGAGTTCCGCATCCCGTTTGACGGTCAACTCGAAATCGTAGCTAAAATTCGGACAGTCTACGTCCACCTCCATTAGATCGAAGTTTGCGATAATGTTCGCATTGGTAATAATGTGTTCGGGTTTGCACACTTCGACCATCGCCTCGCGGAGCACTTCCTTCTTCATGCACGACATATCGAACCCGTACACATTCTTCCAAAAGCCGATAAACTCGTTGTGCCGTTCTAGGTCACCGTACCCGGCGATGCTGATGTTGCAGCGATTAGGCAGAATCAAACCGCCTTCACGCAGACACTGTTTGCGAGCGTAAATCACACTGTCCATCATACCTTCGAACAGCAAAAAGTAGCCCATCCACTCCGACACGATGATGTCGACCTTCTCGACCGGTAGCTCGGTGTCTTCGAGGCGCCCCTTCACGAATCGGATGTtgtcaattttgtttttgcgcaCGATATCCATTGCCATGTAGATGATGTCCGATTGATCGACCGAGATCACTTCTTTCGCACCCGCCTTCGATGCAAACATTGAAAGAATGGCGGTTCCACAACCCAAATCCAGCACGGTTTTGTCTTTAATAATATCTGCATTTCGCAGGATCGCATCTCGGTAGCTCGAAGTTCGCACCTCATCCTGCGGAAATTTAGAACAGAAATTAGGTAAGGAAAAAGCGGTAAAAAGGTGTAATAACAATGTCTTAAAGTGGAGTTATATTACGCTCAGCATATCATGATGAATGCCGAAGTGTGAGTACGTGTTGAAGTAGCTCTGATCGTCGTCCACCGAAACACTGCTCACACAGTGCtggagtttgtttttaatttgttgcagCTTTTTATCAGCCCCGGCCGAGCATGCGTCCGCTTGGGAagccggttgctgctgttcggcCATCACGTTTCGAAAGCTTTCCTTCATCTTCTCAATACTGCTGGCAGCGTGCTGCAACAGATTTTCCTTCTCACGAAGCTGTGCCGTTAGATCGTTAATGATTCCGTGCATTTTTCGGTACTGGTCCGTCGTGAGTGTCATGGTTTCACCGATATCGTTCCCATTCTCCTTCTCTCCCGTCGATGACCCATTACCAGCGCCATTGCTCAGCATTATTTCATCTAGCTCATCCAGATCGAACATCAACCAAgtttcgttggccaccggtttcaAGTATTTATCGTCCGCCCATGGAACGGTGCTCCCTGCGGCCGATTTAAACTGCTCTGGACTGGGCTGCTCCCGCCGTATATAGTTGATCATCTTAATGTATGAGTACTCATCGAGGTGAAACTTTCTCCTAATGCCGGCCAAATCGAAATCATGCTGCTGTTTCACGTGCCGTATGGCCACCGTCATCGTGGGTGAGATGGTTTCACAGAACAAACACTTCACCGGTTCGTTCTGCTCCTCGGCTACTTCCCACTCGTCGTCTTCACCGTTCGAATCGGTACCGTCCATTGCCTCGCAGAGTGGTGGACAATCTTCCAGAGGGTGACCAAACCAAAGATATGTTATCCAGTGCACTAGCAACGTTCTAGTAAATAGGCTTACCATCTTCGTCGCCCATGGTCGCTTTGCTGCCTTGCTGCGTCCTTAAAACTATGCCACAAAGAAAACACGAGTGCACGTCACGCGATCGTTTCGAATAAAAGAACAGGAAACGTAGAAAGAAACCCTTAACGATTTTGGTCAGACTAGATAACTGTTTAGGCAGTGGAAAGATTGAAAAGATGAATGTTAAAGAAAGCAACACGGACACACAGAACACGATGCGGAGACAAAGCGCAGCATAGATTACAGTTAGCAGCAGGATCGAACGAGGAAGAGCGGAAAGACCGCACTGCGCACAtgcttttgttgttgctgcaacaTGTTTTTTGACAGTTGATTAATGCCGAATCCGCACGCTAACCCGGCGGATCGCTTACGCACGGAAACCATGTATAAAGTGAGTGTGAACTATTCGAAAAAACTGATAAAACCGGCCAGTACTGAATTACTTTTGGCTATGAAGCTCTCTGGTGTTTGGTGATGGTAAATtgtgaaaaagaaacgatcatCGAAAGAGTTCGAAAATTTCGAATCGTACTTTCGCAAAGCACTTGCTGGCAACACTGCTCTTGACGTTGAGCACATTGAAATTTGTCATCACAGATCCATGCGGTCGCGAGCATTCGCTTATGAAGTAGAGGCCAGATTTTTGTTGCAGACAAACTTCTATAGGAATAAGCCGCGGAAATGGTGTACGTAGAGCCGGCTTTTCCACGAGGGAAAAATACCGAAATCGAAGACAATGGAGTCGCACCGAGAAAAAAGTTCAAGCCTAACGTTGTAAGTATTAAGTTCATTCGTGGAGCCGTTCTAGGACCCGCTGAAATAGCtcttgtttcttttaatgCCACCAGAACTACGGTGCTTCTACCGAAGAGGAAATAAAAGTTCACAAACCTCGACCTAAGGAACGCCGCAGAGCACTGTTGGAAGCGAAAGCGGAAGAACGAGAGAAACAGGAACTAGCCTGTACTGCCTCGAATCTTAGCATCGCAACGGTCCAACCGGGCATGCTGGTGCTCGGTAGTGTACGACGCATTTTCAAAATGCACCTGGAAATGTCCCTTCCGGGACGTCTGTTGGGAACGGTACCGATTTCGGCGATATCCGATGCGTATACGAAACGGCTCGAAGCGATGATCGAACAGAAATCTATGGCCAATTGTCCTACGCTCGAAGATCTGTATACCGAGAATGATTTGGTTTACGTGAAGGTGATCGAGAAGGAGTGCAACCAAGCACGTCTGAAACTGTCGTTAAATCCAAGCGATCTGCACAGCACCTTTACGGCGAACCAGCTCGTGCCCGGGTTGGTATTGATCGCAACGATCGCTGTAGAAGAAGATCATGGTTACACGATGGAAACGGGAATACGCAATGTGCGGGCCTTTCTGCCGAAGGATGGTCTGCGCAAAAATCCATCCGACATTGGTCGGAATCTGTTTTGTACCATCGAAAAAGTAACGCAGCAAGCCGGACTAGCGGCAACGATCATCGTTAAAGCATTCCGCAAGAAGGACAATCGTGTGCTGAACGTTGCCATGGCCAACCTAGACGCGATCGTGCCGGGCTGTGTGGTACCGTTCACTGTTGGGTCGGTAGTGCAGCATGGCCTACGTGGGACACTTTTCGACGAAACAGTGGCAGCGTTTGCGAATGAAAATATGCTGACCCACACCAACAGTAAAGCGGACAGTTACACTTTATTCCAGGAATTGCAAGCAACAGTGCTGTACGTGATGCCGGTTACACGGCAcgtgttcgtttcgttggccaaGTATGCCAACAATCGAACTGAAGCGGAACATGCCGTGTTTGGGCCGGGCGCCACAATTCAAAATGCGCACGTAGTAAAAGTCACCAAAAGCGGCGTTTGGTTGCAGTTCGACCGCGACTATAAGGCGCTCCTGCCGAAAAATGTGATCATGAAAGGAATTGACGGTAATTACGATGAAACCATTGTGATGGCTAAATATCATGTCGGATCAGTTCACACTCTGCGTATTTTGCGTTACGATGCGTTCGATCGAACGTACGTCACGAGCGATACGCTCGATCACGCTGGTGACGAACTCAGTCTGGGCGATGTTCAGATTGGGAAAGTGTATAGCGTGCGAGTTAGGCAGGCACAGCAATCGGAAGGATTCCTCGTCGAGATGGGATCGGTTCGTGGATCGGTGTTGCGCGATTGGTTCGACCGTACGCAGCACTTTAAGGAAAGAAAGCTAATAACTGTCCGAGCCGTCGAATTTGAAAACGATCGACCGTACGTGCGCTTCACGAACCGACCAGAGTTGGTGAAGAAAACTGCGCAAATTTTGTCCTCCTGGGAGCAAATCACTGTGGGTCAACAGTTTCACGGTGTGGTGGTAAAGGAAGCTAAAACATACTTTTTGgtcaaatttttcaacaacatcATGGGAATGTTACCGAAAAAAATGCGAGAAGTAGACCAGGATACCGCGAAGCTATACACACTGCGACCAGGAAGTGTGGAACTGTTCACCGTTCACGAGACCAATGCCTCTGCAAAGTCCTTGGTTCTTTCCCTACCGGGTGAGAGTATTACTCGCGCATCACCATTAGCAAACGCGACCGTGGTTGGTGTCTTTCCGTCCGGAGTGGACATAAAGCTAGATTCGGAAGATGTGACCGGAACCATTCCGTTGTACTGCTTTTCCGACTTTTCTTCCCACAATCCACTGTACCTGAGCTTGCTCAAGGAAGGGCAACAATTGTCAGTGGTCAAACTTCACCAGAACACCTACAGTGTGCGTGACGTCGAGTACTATCACCACAATCCGATGCGGATGGCACGCGTACCGCAAGGAGCCGTACTGCGCGCCAGCTACTTTTCGCGAAATGGTGAACCGTACGCGAGCCTGCTATTGAACGATTACTGTGAACCGATCCGTCTGATGGTGTGCGAACCGGAAAAAAAGCCAGAGGATATTCCAGAAGGGGAGATTATTTATGCGAAAGTTACCTTCAACCCTAAAGGCAAGAATGCCGTTACGTACAAGTTGCGCGCTAATACACACCGCAATGCGGTCTGTCCGCGTGGTATCGAACATGTCTATGAGTACACTTCTGCTTACATGAAGGATCTAGCATGTTTAATTGACCGGTAAGAGAATCAACTGGCTTTGTTTTGTCTATCATGCATTAGCAAAAAGTTGAGTTAATATGTTGTTAATTGTTTTAGGTACAAGCAAGCTGGACAATCGTTTGCAAACTACTCCGTGGGTCAAAAGGTGATTTGCACCGTAGACAGCGTGGCCGACAATATACTTATGGTGGAGGTGCGTTCGTGCGATAAAAAGTTATCAACCAAAACCGGCACGAAAGGTATTGCCGTGAAACCGTTCGCATCACAGAACTGCACCTACAGTAAGGGTGAAACACTCGATGGCCTCGTAATATGGGTGGATGTGGAGCGGCAACTGGTGCATGTGTGTGTAGATTCCTTCCTTCTTCAGTGGATTGATACATCAAACACCAGGCAACCGAAATTTATTGCCGGCAGCAGAACTCCCTGCGTCAAACTATTCGAAAATGAATACGTCAGCATTTGCTGTCGTTCTAACGGCAGTGGCCCGCTGATTATTGTGCCGGTGAGGCATCATTACAATGATCATCTGTGGTACAGTATAGACAGACCGTTGATAGCCGTGTTTCAACTACAAACGTTGGGCCATATGATATTCGCGGTACTAAGGCGTAGTTGTGTACTGTACAATAGCCTAGAcgtaatcgatcgatcagcagaGAACACGGAATCGCATCGGAGTACAATGCAGCGACAAAAATTTGTGAAAGAATCGCAGCAAGTAGACAGCAACATTGGCGATTATAAGGATAGCATCAATCTTCGTTCGAAGGGTACCATCAGGCATGCCCAAGAACTGCCGGAAACGTTCGATGAACCACTGTTGGATGACGATCTTGCGGATAAATCGGATTCATCAGACCTCGATGAGACTGATGGCGACGAATCAGACGACTTGTATCGAGATAGTGtagacgatgacgatgatgaagactACGTCTATGA encodes the following:
- the LOC131212461 gene encoding protein RRP5 homolog — protein: MVYVEPAFPRGKNTEIEDNGVAPRKKFKPNVNYGASTEEEIKVHKPRPKERRRALLEAKAEEREKQELACTASNLSIATVQPGMLVLGSVRRIFKMHLEMSLPGRLLGTVPISAISDAYTKRLEAMIEQKSMANCPTLEDLYTENDLVYVKVIEKECNQARLKLSLNPSDLHSTFTANQLVPGLVLIATIAVEEDHGYTMETGIRNVRAFLPKDGLRKNPSDIGRNLFCTIEKVTQQAGLAATIIVKAFRKKDNRVLNVAMANLDAIVPGCVVPFTVGSVVQHGLRGTLFDETVAAFANENMLTHTNSKADSYTLFQELQATVLYVMPVTRHVFVSLAKYANNRTEAEHAVFGPGATIQNAHVVKVTKSGVWLQFDRDYKALLPKNVIMKGIDGNYDETIVMAKYHVGSVHTLRILRYDAFDRTYVTSDTLDHAGDELSLGDVQIGKVYSVRVRQAQQSEGFLVEMGSVRGSVLRDWFDRTQHFKERKLITVRAVEFENDRPYVRFTNRPELVKKTAQILSSWEQITVGQQFHGVVVKEAKTYFLVKFFNNIMGMLPKKMREVDQDTAKLYTLRPGSVELFTVHETNASAKSLVLSLPGESITRASPLANATVVGVFPSGVDIKLDSEDVTGTIPLYCFSDFSSHNPLYLSLLKEGQQLSVVKLHQNTYSVRDVEYYHHNPMRMARVPQGAVLRASYFSRNGEPYASLLLNDYCEPIRLMVCEPEKKPEDIPEGEIIYAKVTFNPKGKNAVTYKLRANTHRNAVCPRGIEHVYEYTSAYMKDLACLIDRYKQAGQSFANYSVGQKVICTVDSVADNILMVEVRSCDKKLSTKTGTKGIAVKPFASQNCTYSKGETLDGLVIWVDVERQLVHVCVDSFLLQWIDTSNTRQPKFIAGSRTPCVKLFENEYVSICCRSNGSGPLIIVPVRHHYNDHLWYSIDRPLIAVFQLQTLGHMIFAVLRRSCVLYNSLDVIDRSAENTESHRSTMQRQKFVKESQQVDSNIGDYKDSINLRSKGTIRHAQELPETFDEPLLDDDLADKSDSSDLDETDGDESDDLYRDSVDDDDDEDYVYEEEKNDDDDDESEPKDEAGEMITKKLTHLYDAYVSVKKQQQKNGKVETGFHENDTKCKKIGNVRSKQMEKDTDSSPNAPRMSSKQKMPKTGQTLLGGDTTAVGDGLKLATKVSKKKKMFQLNEPQAIDLNDHQKVIKRKKPEGLLNKPPGKVEKKKKAPFSKDAAAGGAKLKPTIADATDAKILKTKKKKKTSGTSANLLIPQLDGTDDFLFSQLDGPKNLTKSTGPKTATKRKHGNDGGPRTKDSGTLPGTTNFWDSTPIYKRTVADSSSGEGSDEEEEARKVKTSKRLSAKERFEVMKQEEERLRKIEEELANPSLDPHTPDQFDRLVLAQPNNSMIWIRYMVHHMESAELDKARAVARKALKAINFREEAELLNVWIALLNLEIRYETVESFKEVLQEAIQYNDAFKVYSRVLDILIDCQKVSEVRELLELLLKKFRKQPEMWSLVADAWYRIDQGNKVKPLLSQATKSLPCRDHIPLIVKFAFLHNRYGNRDEAHLLFEQILTSYPKRTDIWSQYVDMLVKDGLVDNARQILERAIVQRLPMKNMKTLYTKFVNFEQKHGNRDSVRRVKQIAADYVQAQLNNAGVTTSDKGKK